The nucleotide sequence AGGTCGTGCTCCGGCCGCACGTCCGTGAACACGATCGGATCCAGGTACGAACTGTCATCGGCGCGTGTCTCCAGGGAGCCCAGGGCCAGCGTCGCCCCCTGCGCCACGGCGGACCTGGCGTGTGCCAGGATGTCGGCGCGGTGCTGTGCGCTCGCGACCGGCCCGATCCGGGTCGAGGGGTCGAACGGGTCGCCGACGGGGATGGCTTCGATCTCGACGATCACGTCCGCGACAAACCGCTCGGCGATGCTCTCCTCAACCAGGAGCCGGGAGCCCGCCGTGCACATCTGCCCGGCGTTGAAGGTAATCGCCCAGGCGACGGTCCTCGCGGCTTCGGCGAGGTCCGGCGCGTCGGCGAACACCAGTTGCGGGCTCTTGCCGCCGAGTTCGAGGTGGACCGCTTTCGCGTTCGACTCCCCTGAGTAGGTGAGCAGCCGCTTGCCGACCTCCGGAGATCCGGTGAACGTGAGGCAGTCGACGTCCATGTGCCGTGCGAGGGCCGATCCGGTGCTTCCACCGGCCCCGGTCACGACCTGGAGCACACCGTCGGGAAGGCCGGCCACGGAACCCAGCTCGGCCAGCCGCAGGAGGGACAGCGGCGACTGGGTGGCCGGCTTGACCACGATGCTGTTCCCGGCGAGCAGGGCCGGCGCGATCTTCCAACTGCTCAAGGTCAGGGGGAAGTTGTACGGAGTTATGGCGGCGACGACTCCTACGGGCTCGCGGGTGACCAGCGCGACGGCGTCGGCCAGGCCCCGCGGGGCTTCGTCGAGCAACTTGTCGGCGAGCTCGCCGTACCAGCGGAACGTCGCCTCGGTGGCACGCAGTTCGACATCCCGCGCCTGAATCACCGGCTTGCCCATCTCAAGCGTGATCAGCACGGCGAGCTCGTCGCGGTGCTTCCGGATCAGGTCCGCCCAGCGTCGCAGTACCGCTCCCCTGTCCCGGGCGTCGATTCGGGACCACCGCCCGTTCCGGAACGCCGCACGCGCTCCGGCGACGGCCCGGTCGACCACCGCGGGTGTGGCCATCGAAACACTCGCGACGGCCTTCCCCGTGTGAGGTGACACGACGTCCTGCCCGGCGCCTTCGGCGCTTTCGGACCAGGCCCCGTCCAGCCACATCGCGGACGGCGGGGTGAGCGTGGACGCGAACCGCGTCCACTCATCTCGGGTGTTCATCTTCCCTCTGTCTCTCAGGTCTCGGCGGAGCGCCGGCCCGTCCACGGGGGCGGGGGGCCGCCCGCGTGGACGGGCGGAACGCGTTCCCGCCAGGGGTCCGCCTCTTCGAGCTGCGCGGCTACGGCCAGCAGCAGGTCTTCCTGTCCCGGTGCCGCCGCCAGCTGGACTCCGACGGGCAGTCCCCCGGTCATTCCCGTGGGCACCGAGACCGCCGGCTGGCCGGTCGCGTTGTAGAGGGCGGTGAACGGCGAGTACCGCGACAGCGTGTCCACCCAGCCCCGGGCGTCGATCCCGGGCCGGTTCGAGTCGAGTTCGCCGACCGGCCAGGCCGTGGAAGGCGTCACCGGGGTCAGGACCAGGTCGAACCGGTCGAGGAAGTCGGCCATGGAACGGGTGAGTCGGTTCTGATAGGCCCGTGCCCGGGAGACGTCCTCCCAGCGCAGCGACAGGCCGTGGCGCACCATCGCCGCGGTCGTGGTCTCCACGAGCGCCAGCGCGTGCTCCACGTCGCGTCCGCCGGTCAGCGCTCGGACGGTGTCGGCGATCGAGACGGACCAGAACGTCATGTTGAGATCGCGGACGTGTTCGTCATCGATTTCCGGCGACGCCCATTCCACGTGGTCACCGAACTCCTCCAGCAGCTCGGCGATCCGGACGACTTCGGATGCGACGGCCGGATCTGCACGACCGCCCGGCGAGTCCGTGGACACGGCCACGCGCAGGCCGCGAGGGCGAAGCCCGAGCGCGGCGACGAACTCGCCCGGGGCCCGGCCCCGGACGTGGTAGCGGTCGCCGGGCGCGCTTCCGTGCACCAGGTCCAGCAATGCCGCAGCGTCCCTGACGCTGCGGGTGACGGCGAACTCGGCCGTGAGGCCGAACAATGGTTCGTCCGAGTCGGGGCCGGGAGGGACGAGGCCGCGCGTGGGTTTGAGCCCGAAAACGCCGCAGAGGGCAGCCGGTACACGGATCGAACCCCCCGCGTCGTTCGCGTGGGCCCAGGGCAGTGCCCCCGCGGCGACGAGGGCCGCCGAACCACCGCTCGATCCCCCTGCCACCCTGCTCGGATCCCAGGGGTTGCGGGTCGGGCCGTTCGCCACCGGTTCGGTCGTTGCGCTGAAGCCGAATTCCGGTGTGCTCGTACGGCAGACCACGGCGAGCCCGGCCGCTCGCCAGCGCGCCATCAGGTCCGAGTCGTGTGGTGCGACGTGTCCGGCCGTCAAGGCGCTGCCGTTTTCGCTTCTCACCCCCGCTGCCGTGCACAGCAGGTCCTTGAGGGCGAAGGGGACACCGCTGAACGGTCCTGACGCCGCGTAGGCCGGAGGCTCGTCGAACACGTCCCCGACGACGGCTCCGAGTACCGGATCGACCTGTGCGATCGCGGCGCGCGCGAGGTCGAACAGCTCACCGCGGGTGACTTCGCGCCGCTCGAGCAGGTCTTTCAGCCCGGTGGCGTCCATGCGGGCGTATTCACGCAGTTCCATCGTGCTCCTCCTTGGGTGTCGATGCCGCGCGGACGAGCCAGGAGAAGATCGGATCGTGTGTCCGCCATTCCGGATGCCACTGCACGCCGACCACCGGTGCGCCGCCCAGCTCGACGGCTTCCACGACACCGTCGGGCGCCCGCCCCGTGACGGTCAGTCCCGAGCCGAGCCGGTCGACGGCTTGATGATGCAGCGAGTTCACCCGGGTGCGTTCCCCGTAGATCCCGGACATGACCGATCCGGTGAGAAAGCGGACATCGTGGGTTTCGTCGGCAACCTCCCTTCCGGGCGATCGGTGGTCGATCTCGCCGGCGAGGAGGTCGGGAACCAAGGTGCCCCCGAGCGCGACGTTGAGGATCTGCAGTCCTCGGCAGACACCGAGCAGCGGCGTGCCCCGTTCGATCGCGCAAGTGATCAACTCGATCTCGTGGCGATCTCGGCGGGGGTCGCTGCCCGGATCGGTGGGCGGCCCGTCGATGTCCAGGG is from Streptomyces sp. NBC_01363 and encodes:
- a CDS encoding gamma-glutamyl-gamma-aminobutyrate hydrolase family protein; this encodes MSSWNSPERARRPLIGITGRRVSAEGRLDIEPRYRSREFDMHYSDFAMRLAERGAVPVQLPYEAIGPDLVDRLDGLVVSGGQDVHPVTLDIDGPPTDPGSDPRRDRHEIELITCAIERGTPLLGVCRGLQILNVALGGTLVPDLLAGEIDHRSPGREVADETHDVRFLTGSVMSGIYGERTRVNSLHHQAVDRLGSGLTVTGRAPDGVVEAVELGGAPVVGVQWHPEWRTHDPIFSWLVRAASTPKEEHDGTA
- a CDS encoding aldehyde dehydrogenase family protein yields the protein MNTRDEWTRFASTLTPPSAMWLDGAWSESAEGAGQDVVSPHTGKAVASVSMATPAVVDRAVAGARAAFRNGRWSRIDARDRGAVLRRWADLIRKHRDELAVLITLEMGKPVIQARDVELRATEATFRWYGELADKLLDEAPRGLADAVALVTREPVGVVAAITPYNFPLTLSSWKIAPALLAGNSIVVKPATQSPLSLLRLAELGSVAGLPDGVLQVVTGAGGSTGSALARHMDVDCLTFTGSPEVGKRLLTYSGESNAKAVHLELGGKSPQLVFADAPDLAEAARTVAWAITFNAGQMCTAGSRLLVEESIAERFVADVIVEIEAIPVGDPFDPSTRIGPVASAQHRADILAHARSAVAQGATLALGSLETRADDSSYLDPIVFTDVRPEHDLFRQEVFGPVLAVTSFTDADEAIELANDSSFGLGAGLWTSNLSRGHRLSRDIDVGLVWVNCYEEGDLSVPFGGRKLSGHSVDKSIHALDKFTSMKTTWIRL
- a CDS encoding amidase; this translates as MELREYARMDATGLKDLLERREVTRGELFDLARAAIAQVDPVLGAVVGDVFDEPPAYAASGPFSGVPFALKDLLCTAAGVRSENGSALTAGHVAPHDSDLMARWRAAGLAVVCRTSTPEFGFSATTEPVANGPTRNPWDPSRVAGGSSGGSAALVAAGALPWAHANDAGGSIRVPAALCGVFGLKPTRGLVPPGPDSDEPLFGLTAEFAVTRSVRDAAALLDLVHGSAPGDRYHVRGRAPGEFVAALGLRPRGLRVAVSTDSPGGRADPAVASEVVRIAELLEEFGDHVEWASPEIDDEHVRDLNMTFWSVSIADTVRALTGGRDVEHALALVETTTAAMVRHGLSLRWEDVSRARAYQNRLTRSMADFLDRFDLVLTPVTPSTAWPVGELDSNRPGIDARGWVDTLSRYSPFTALYNATGQPAVSVPTGMTGGLPVGVQLAAAPGQEDLLLAVAAQLEEADPWRERVPPVHAGGPPPPWTGRRSAET